A window of Corvus cornix cornix isolate S_Up_H32 chromosome 4, ASM73873v5, whole genome shotgun sequence contains these coding sequences:
- the ATOH1 gene encoding LOW QUALITY PROTEIN: protein atonal homolog 1 (The sequence of the model RefSeq protein was modified relative to this genomic sequence to represent the inferred CDS: inserted 1 base in 1 codon) — protein MSLPWAERAREPPGPPEPPPGPEQSGCGGFAPGSWLGVCCAARLPAAAASPRYLLPGEDEEAAAEGGAARGGGSSPGGARGGGRPRGGGGGPGLRAQVSGVQKQRRLAANARERRRMHGLNHAFDQLRNVIPSFNNDKKLSKYETLQMAQIYISALAELLHGPAAPPDAAGKAEHRGAPFEPPCAAAGAGAPPGPPAPPPGPPRASPPGHGRTRFPPXAGRGGYSVQLDPLHFSFAEGALMGQRAPSPALLMPQPGQPPQERSKTSPRSHRSDGEFSPRSHYSDSDEAS, from the exons ATGAGCTTGCCGTGGGCAGAGCGCGcccgggagccgccggggccgcccgaGCCGCCGCCGGGCCCGGAGCAGAGCGGGTGCGGCGGCTTCGCCCCGGGCTCGTGGCTCGGCGTGTGCTGCGCCGCCCGcctgcccgccgccgccgcctcgccgcGCTACCTGCTGCCCGGGGAGGacgaggaggcggcggcggagggcggcgcggcgcggggcggcgggagcagccccggcggggcgcggggcggcgggcggccgcggggcggcggcggcggccccgggctGCGGGCGCAGGTGAGCGGCGTGCAGAAGCAGCGGCGGCTGGCGGCCAACgcgcgggagcggcggcggaTGCACGGGCTGAACCACGCCTTCGACCAGCTGCGCAATGTCATCCCCTCCTTCAACAACGACAAGAAGCTCTCCAAGTACGAGACGCTGCAGATGGCTCAGATCTACATCAGCGCCCTGGCCGAGCTACTgcacggccccgccgctccTCCCGACGCCGCCGGCAAGGCCGAGCACCGCGGGGCCCCCTTCGAGCCGCCCTGCGCCGCCGCAGGGGCTGGAGCGCCGCCGGGGCCAccggcgccgccgccggggccgcccaGAGCGTCGCCCCCCGGGCACGGCAGGACTCGCTTCCCCC CCGCCGGCCGCGGGGGCTACTCGGTGCAGCTCGACCCGCTGCACTTCTCCTTTGCGGAGGGCGCCCTGATGGGACAGAGAGCCCCTTCCCCCGCCCTCCTCATGCCGCAGCCCGGGCAGCCGCCGCAGGAGAGGAGCAAGACGTCACCCCGGTCCCACAGGAGCGACGGGGAGTTCTCGCCCCGCTCCCACTACAGCGATTCGGATGAGGCCAGCTAA